The Phyllostomus discolor isolate MPI-MPIP mPhyDis1 chromosome 4, mPhyDis1.pri.v3, whole genome shotgun sequence genome window below encodes:
- the EEF1A1 gene encoding elongation factor 1-alpha 1, whose translation MGKEKTHINIVVIGHVDSGKSTTTGHLIYKCGGIDKRTIEKFEKEAAEMGKGSFKYAWVLDKLKAERERGITIDISLWKFETSKYYVTIIDAPGHRDFIKNMITGTSQADCAVLIVAAGVGEFEAGISKNGQTREHALLAYTLGVKQLIVGVNKMDSTEPPYSQKRYEEIVKEVSTYIKKIGYNPDTVAFVPISGWNGDNMLEPSANMPWFKGWKVTRKDGSASGTTLLEALDCILPPTRPTDKPLRLPLQDVYKIGGIGTVPVGRVETGVLKPGMVVTFAPVNVTTEVKSVEMHHEALSEALPGDNVGFNVKNVSVKDVRRGNVAGDSKNDPPMEAAGFTAQVIILNHPGQISAGYAPVLDCHTAHIACKFAELKEKIDRRSGKKLEDGPKFLKSGDAAIVDMVPGKPMCVESFSDYPPLGRFAVRDMRQTVAVGVIKAVDKKAAGAGKVTKSAQKAQKAK comes from the exons atgggaaaggaaaagacGCACATCAACATTGTGGTTATTGGACATGTAGATTCCGGCAAGTCTACCACTACTGGCCATCTGATCTACAAATGTGGTGGGATTGACAAAAGAACCATCGAAAAATTTGAGAAGGAGGCTGCTGAG ATGGGAAAGGGCTCCTTCAAGTATGCCTGGGTCTTGGATAAACTGAAAGCTGAACGTGAGCGTGGTATCACCATTGATATCTCCCTGTGGAAATTCGAAACCAGCAAATATTACGTGACCATCATTGATGCCCCAGGACACAGAGACTTTATCAAGAACATGATTACGGGGACGTCTCAG gctGACTGTGCTGTCCTGATCGTTGCTGCTGGTGTTGGTGAGTTTGAAGCAGGTATCTCCAAGAATGGGCAGACCCGTGAGCATGCCCTTCTGGCTTACACGCTGGGTGTGAAACAGCTGATTGTTGGTGTTAACAAAATGgattccactgagccaccctaCAGCCAGAAGAGATACGAGGAAATTGTTAAAGAAGTCAGCACCTACATTAAGAAGATTGGCTACAACCCTGACACAGTAGCATTTGTGCCAATTTCTGGTTGGAATGGCGACAACATGCTGGAACCAAGTGCTAAT ATGCCTTGGTTCAAGGGATGGAAAGTCACCCGGAAAGATGGCAGTGCCAGTGGAACCACACTGCTTGAAGCTCTGGATTGCATCCTGCCACCAACTCGTCCAACTGATAAGCCCCTGCGTCTGCCTCTCCAGGATGTCTACAAAATTGGTG GCATTGGTACTGTCCCTGTGGGCCGAGTGGAAACTGGTGTTCTCAAACCTGGCATGGTGGTCACCTTTGCTCCAGTCAATGTTACAACTGAAGTAAAGTCTGTTGAAATGCACCATGAAGCTTTGAGTGAAGCTCTTCCTGGGGACAATGTGGGCTTCAACGTCAAGAACGTGTCTGTCAAAGATGTTCGTCGTGGCAATGTGGCTGGTGACAGCAAAAATGACCCACCAATGGAAGCTGCTGGCTTCACAGCTCAG GTGATTATCCTCAACCATCCAGGCCAAATCAGTGCTGGATATGCACCCGTTCTGGATTGTCACACAGCTCATATTGCTTGCAAATTTGCTGAGCTGAAGGAAAAGATTGATCGTCGCTCTGGGAAAAAGCTGGAAGATGGCCCAAAGTTTTTGAAATCTGGCGATGCTGCCATTGTTGACATGGTTCCTGGCAAGCCCATGTGTGTTGAGAGCTTCTCTGACTATCCTCCTCTGG GCCGCTTTGCTGTTCGTGACATGAGGCAGACAGTTGCTGTTGGTGTCATCAAAGCAGTGGACAagaaggcagctggagctggCAAAGTCACCAAGTCTGCCCAGAAAGCTCAGAAGGCTAAATGA